The Flavobacterium galactosidilyticum nucleotide sequence CTAAAGCTATCAGGAGCATTTTCGATAGGATAAATTACAGTAACATTTTTAAATTCAGGTGCGCAATTGGGTAGGGGAGTTCCATCAAAATTATGTTTAGTCAAAAAACGATTCATTTCGGCTAGACCTTTTGCGTTTTTAGCCAAGCCAATATAAAGCAGTTTATTATTGTATCTAAATTCGATTCCAACAACTGGTTTTATGTTTGCCGCTTCGCATTCTTTTATAAAATCATAAATTCCAGTAACGGTATTAATGTCTGTTAATGCCATTGCTTTTACATTAGATTGTACCGCAAGTTGTACTAAATCAGCTAATGGAATAGTGCCGTAGCGCAGGCTATGATAGGAGTGGCAATTAAGGTACATCTTTATGTTTTGTTTTTAAATTGGCGCCAGCACAGCGGTTAATTGCATCAAATCCATAACGTCTTTTCATTTTATCCATCGCTTGATAAAGTGATAGCATTTCCTCAGTATCTTCAAATAAATTAATTTGGTAGGTACCGCGAACTAATCCACTGAAGCGAATACCAATCAATCGCAACCGCATTCTGCGTTGGTATAATTTATCAAATAAATCAGTCACGGTTCTTGTGAGCGTATGATCAGCTGAAGTGTAGGCGATTTTAGATTGTTTTGTTTCGGTATCAAAATTTGCGTAACGTATTTTTATCACTACTGTTGAGGTCAGCCATTCCTCAGATCGCAATTGAAACGCTAATTTTTCGACCATACCAATCAAGATTGATTTTAGATTTTTAATATCAATTGTATCTTGAAGGAAAGTATGTTCGGTTGAAATTGACTTTCGTTCTGTGTAAGGTTCAACGGGATTATTGTCAATTCCATTGGCTTTTTTCCATAGTTCTAAACCATTTTTTCCAATCATTCGTTGCAATACTTCAGCTGGCATTTCTGAAAGTGTTTGTATGTTTCGAATGCCAATGCGCGATAGTAATTGAAAAGTAACATTGCCCACCATAGGGATTTTTTGAATCGAAAGCGGATTTAAAAATGGTTGTACCATAATTTCAGGAATTTCTAATCTTCCTACTGGTTTTGATTCACCTGTTCCAATTTTAGAAACTGTTTTATTCACAGATAAAGCAAAGCTAATGGGTAATCCCGTTTCCTTTGTAATGGCTTGTGCTAGCTCATTTG carries:
- the dinB gene encoding DNA polymerase IV; the protein is MSRSIVHMDLDTFFVSCERLTNSKLNGLPLIIGGGERGVVASCSYEARTFGVRSAMPIKMALRLCPQAKVMKGDMELYSKLSHDVTQVIEEKAPIVEKASIDEFYLDITGMDKFYGCYQWTNELAQAITKETGLPISFALSVNKTVSKIGTGESKPVGRLEIPEIMVQPFLNPLSIQKIPMVGNVTFQLLSRIGIRNIQTLSEMPAEVLQRMIGKNGLELWKKANGIDNNPVEPYTERKSISTEHTFLQDTIDIKNLKSILIGMVEKLAFQLRSEEWLTSTVVIKIRYANFDTETKQSKIAYTSADHTLTRTVTDLFDKLYQRRMRLRLIGIRFSGLVRGTYQINLFEDTEEMLSLYQAMDKMKRRYGFDAINRCAGANLKTKHKDVP